One Aegilops tauschii subsp. strangulata cultivar AL8/78 chromosome 7, Aet v6.0, whole genome shotgun sequence genomic window carries:
- the LOC141026705 gene encoding uncharacterized protein — protein sequence MSDTGNLPHPHAALWAQAMAIQNIKSLIPVTLDIKASNFTKWRYYLTIAVTQFALADHLDTATPLADAEWLRMDSMVLRWLYGSITSEIADMVMAAGTTAYAVLGGITALFRDNQQARAGYLGQKFRNIEQGDKSVTAYCLEQKTVADALADVNAPVTDDALVWNTIRGLHDDYKEIGNLAPLLKPFPTFLEFRNMLLPQEFKPSSTRLSSAAVFYTTTPAGGSRGGPAPPPQQPHAGRPGYGAPGAPNNSGSGRYKGKKKHTGGGGAPFFPSLQNPWTGAIHMYPMTGHGGPIYPAVGHGHAPSLLGQHPAASPSRPAQGYMALPAPSPAPPSPATFTYSGYPTYGSPSTPTWDPSALADYFNTMSLQAPTEWIMDTGASAHMSSSAGNLTSVSSNLPHKHIMFGDGSSLPVSHSGHATLSTSSSHKLTLRDVLVTPRIVKYLISIRQFTRDNLCSVEFDPWGFSVKDLRIGAVILRCSSSDDLYPTSSLPHAHTAFTVDSSLWHRRLGHPGLEAFRRLASSLSLPINKVLKDPSLCHACQLGCHQHASPSAPDDDLIDVPASVPVPPMHAGPRRSAGPRFAPTPATSVRSSSSPSTPAHLPASPAQSASSTLPARSPVSTAQQASVPASPDNGPASAADLEDAGSGAASPASSSSTTPPTSSSPPSPAHVVPVHRMVTRRQAGKIIGPRERLNLHAVAATAPVVTPAVAPSPVPKSVRGALKDLNWLAAMTDEYGALLANDTWALVRPPANTNVVSGKWVFRHKFKPDGSLDRYKARWVLRGFSQEHGIDFDETFSPVVKPATIRVILSIALSSNWKIRQLDVKNAFLHGRLNEVVFCHQPTGFVDSARPDHVCRLNRALYGLKHAPRAWYHRFASFITSFGFTFSKSDTSLFTLHGSMGTAYLLLYVNDIILTASTSTLLDV from the exons ATGTCCGACACCGGCAACCTTCCCCATCCCCACGCCGCCCTTTGGGCTCAGGCCATGGCCATCCAAAACATCAAGAGCCTCATCCCTGTCACCCTCGACATCAAAGCCTCGAACTTCACCAAGTGGCGGTACTACCTCACCATCGCGGTCACCCAATTCGCCCTCGCCGACCATCTCGACACGGCGACTCCTCTAGCCGACGCGGAGTGGCTGCGGATGGATTCCATGGTCCTTCGCTGGCTGTACGGCTCCATCACCTCCGAGATCGCCGACATGGTCATGGCAGCGGGCACCACCGCCTACGCTGTCCTCGGCGGCATCACTGCTCTCTTCCGGGACAACCAGCAAGCCCGCGCGGGCTACCTTGGCCAGAAGTTCCGCAACATCGAGCAAGGGGACAAAAGCGTCACCGCCTACTGTCTCGAACAGAAGACGGTCGCCGATGCCCTCGCGGACGTCAACGCCCCCGTCACCGACGACGCCCTGGTGTGGAACACCATCAGGGGCCTCCACGACGACTACAAGGAAATCGGGAACCTCGCGCCCCTCCTCAAGCCCTTCCCCACTTTTCTTGAGTTTCGCAACATGCTTCTCCCCCAAGAATTCAAGCCGTCGTCCACACGCTTGTCGTCCGCCGCGGTCTTCTACACCACCACGCCTGCGGGAGGCTCCCGCGGCggccctgctccaccgccgcagCAACCGCATGCTGGGCGCCCTGGCTACGGCGCCCCCGGCGCCCCCAACAACTCCGGCTCGGGCCGGTACAAGGGCAAGAAGAAGCACACGGGTGGCGGTGGCGCCCCGTTCTTCCCCAGCCTGCAAAATCCATGGACTGGCGCTATCCACATGTATCCGATGACGGGTCATGGTGGACCCATCTACCCCGCCGTTGGACACGGCCATGCTCCCAGCCTCCTCGGGCAGCACCCTGCCGCATCACCGTCTCGCCCGGCTCAGGGCTACATGGCCTTGCCAGCTCCGTCGCCCGCGCCTCCATCACCCGCGACCTTCACCTACAGCGGCTACCCCACCTACGGCTCCCCCTCGACACCGACATGGGATCCCTCCGCCCTCGCCGACTACTTCAACACCATGAGTCTGCAGGCTCCTACGGAGTGGATCATGGACACTGGAGCCTCCGCTCACATGTCTTCGTCTGCTGGTAACCTCACCTCTGTTTCCTCTAATCTTCCACATAAACACATCATGTTCGGTGATGGCTCTTCTCTTCCTGTCTCTCACTCCGGCCATGCAACCCTTTCTACTTCTTCCTCTCATAAACTCACTCTTCGTGATGTTCTCGTCACCCCTCGCATCGTTAAATATTTAATTTCTATTCGTCAGTTTACTCGTGACAACTTATGCTCGGTTGAATTTGACCCTTGGGGTTTTTCTGTGAAGGATCTCAGGATAGGAGCCGTGATTCTTCGGTGCAGTAGCTCGGATGATCTATACCCGACCTCTTCCTTGCCGCACGCCCACACCGCCTTCACCGTCGACTCCAGCCTCTGGCACCGGCGCCTCGGCCACCCTGGTCTCGAAGCATTCCGGCGCCTCGCCTCGTCATTATCACTCCCTATTAATAAAGTGCTCAAGGATCCTAGTTTATGCCATGCTTGTCAACTTGGCTGTCAT CAGCACGCGTCGCCATCAGCCCCGGACGATGATCTGATCGACGTCCCTGCCTCGGTTCCCGTGCCTCCCATGCATGCTGGCCCGCGTCGGTCCGCTGGACCCCGCTTCGCGCCTACCCCAGCCACCTCGGTACGGTCTTCTTCGTCACCGAGCACGCCGGCCCACTTGCCTGCTTCGCCGGCCCAGTCGGCCTCGTCGACCTTGCCGGCCCGCTCGCCGGTCTCTACGGCCCAGCAGGCTTCCGTACCGGCTTCGCCCGACAACGGCCCTGCATCTGCTGCTGATCTCGAGGACGCGGGCTCTGGCGCTGCGTCTCCCGCGTCGAGCTCATCCACGACTCCGCCGACTTCATCGTCTCCACCATCCCCGGCTCATGTCGTTCCGGTTCATCGCATGGTCACCCGCCGACAGGCTGGCAAGATCATCGGACCTCGCGAGCGCCTCAACCTTCATGCCGTTGCCGCGACCGCTCCTGTTGTCACCCCCGCGGTTGCCCCATCGCCAGTTCCCAAGTCTGTGCGTGGTGCTCTCAAAGACTTGAACTGGCTCGCGGCTATGACAGACGAGTATGGTGCTCTTCTCGCCAACGACACATGGGCTCTTGTGCGTCCTCCCGCCAACACCAACGTCGTCTCCGGAAAGTGGGTGTTTCGTCACAAGTTCAAACCCGATGGCAGCCTCGACCGCTACAAAGCACGTTGGGTCCTCCGTGGTTTCTCCCAGGAGCACGGCATCGACTTTGACGAGACCTTTAGCCCGGTGGTTAAACCAGCTACCATCCGCGTCATCCTCTCCATCGCACTCTCCTCCAACTGGAAGATTCGCCAGCTTGATGTCAAGAACGCCTTTCTCCATGGGCGTCTTAACGAGGTGGTCTTTTGTCACCAGCCAACTGGCTTTGTTGACTCTGCTCGTCCTGACCATGTGTGCCGCCTCAACCGAGCTCTCTATGGCCTGAAGCATGCTCCTCGTGCGTGGTATCACCGCTTTGCGAGCTTCATCACCTCCTTCGGCTTCACCTTCTCCAAGTCGGATACATCGCTATTCACTCTGCATGGTTCCATGGGGACTGCTTATCTTCTCCTCTACGTCAACGACATCATCCTCACGGCTTCTACATCGACTCTGCTTGACGTGTAA